The genomic interval CTGCCATGGGTCTTCCAGTCCCCCAGACACATCCAGCAGAAGTCTACACACACAGTGATGCTGACATTAGTGAAAAAACTATATGATATGAATGTCAAAATGGGCTACATATGGCTGGAGTCAGTTGAACTGACAAATGATGATCGGTAGAAAAGCTACTTAGGTGCAAAGCTGTAAGTATAATTGGATACATACCGTGTTTGCACTTGGAGCATTGCTGAAACAGACCGAGGAAACGCAACATCAGTCATTTGGCAGCTCTAACATTACATAGAATATCATTCAATGACTTTAGAATCCATTAGTATTTCAAAGTGTCTGGTCTGAATAAAGACAGGAGCTAAAGCATTACTGAATTCAGCATATAGCCCGGCAAGAAAGCAGTAGGCAGTCTCTCTCAAGGGGAATTCTAATTGGGAAATTTGTATTTGAATAATTCTGATGTCATAAGATGGAGGTTGTCCTGCAGTTGTCTAGCTAGCTGTCTGATTCATTTAAAGCCTGATTAAATAGAGACAATATAAATAACATGTAGAGTTTGAAATGATTTAAAGTGCCAGAGATTTATAGAACACTAATACAAATGTCAATGTGCCCATAGTTGGTATAACCTTGAGATAATGCTGGATTCCATCCTCACTCACCATGTGATTGCAGCCTCCATTCTTCTCAATGCAGATATTGCACTTAGGACACTGAAAAATACACACTAttaaacattatgtacaaaagcAAAGGAAAATATTGGAAAATCACACAATTgctttaattgtgtgtgtgtgtgtgtgtgcagtcttaCATCTTTAGTGTGTGCACTGATGTAGTTGGCGGTCTCTGAATCGTCTGCACATTTAGTTAGCCACCTTCGAATGGTTGGGCAGTCTGTTGGGGCGTGGTACATGATCCGGCATTTGAAACTAAGGGCAGATGTAGCGAGAAACATTAAAAAGGGCATCTGCAGGGAGTCAATGATATGATCAGTGCATATGTTCATCTGACATGATGCATATTATTTGACACCTTGTGCATTAATCAGTGCGTAAGAGCTGTATGTGCGGGCATCTGTGCGTAAGAGCTGTATGTGCGGGCATCTGTGCGTAAGAGCTGTATGTGCGGGCATCTGCGCGTAAGAGCTGTATGTGCGGGCATCTGTGCGTAAGAGCTGTATGTGCGGGCATCTGTGCGTAAGAGCTGTATGTGCGGGCATCTGTGCGTAAGAGCTGTATGTGCGGGCATCTGTGTGTAAGAGCTGTATGTGCGGGCATCTGTGTGTAAGAGCTGTATGTGCGGGCATCTGTGTGTAAGAGCTGTATGTGCGGGCATCTGTGTGTAAGAGCTGTATGTGCGGGCATCTGTGCGTAAGAGCTGTATGTGCGGGCATCTGTGCGTAAGAGCTGTATGTGCGGGCATCTGTGCGTAAGAGCTGTATGTGCGGGCATCTGTGCGTAAGAGCTGTATGTGCGGGCATCTGTGTGTAAGAGCTGTATGCGCGGGCATCTGTGAGTAAGAGCTGTATGTGCGGGCATCTGTGTGTAAGAGCTGTATGTGCGGGCATCTGTGCGTAAGAGCTGTATGTGCGGGCATCTGTGCGTAAGAGCTGTATGTGCGGGCATCTGTGCGTGTCTCACCAGAAGACCTCATTGCAGCGGATGCACTGTACTCTGCGGGCCCGTGGCTCCTGCACTTGGATGACGATGGGACAGTCTGCCCCTGGACACAGCTGCAGCTGGAAGTGGCTCTGAAGGAGGGCGAGAGACTGGGCCTTAGCGGCAGTGCTTAGAGACTGACTAGGCCTTACCGGCAGTGCctagagactgactgactgggcctTTCCCATTGTTACAGACATGTTCAATAGGTGGAGAGCACTTGATAAACATACACACAATAGCTGAATGACAGAAATTAAGAGGTTGATTGTAAAAAAATGAATGATTAAAGCAGTGTATGCGGACAGTGTGGTTGTTCACTGTTTGCTGTCCCAAGAACAAAAGGTGTAGTGAGAGACAAAGGCAAACTGGGAGACTAATAGGAAAGAGGGCAGACTGAGTGGGAAGCACCAACAAGCAGCCAGACAGACCACCAGAGGGACATGCTAAGACTTGTACCTCCACATAGTCCCTGAAGAGGTAGCGTCTATATTTGTCCTTCAGCTCCTCACCAGGCAGCAGCGGGAGCACAAAGTCCTCTGGCATTTGGAGGGAACAATCCTGAGCCATACAGGAGATCCCTGCACACagacaaaccacacacacacaccatttgaaCGTTTGAAGATGATGCATACACACAGAGCATTCATAAAAATATGATCTGGAGAAACACATGaataatgttttttattttaaaacatcTAAAAGGTAACAATACATCTGAATCTGATTGCACATAAAAGCAATCAAATACTGGTAAATAAATATCCCACCAGGGGTCCTCTTCAAAGCCTATCACATCACTCCCTTCAAAGGAAGAGCCAGCTCCTGACTTATCACTTTGACAGGTCGTATCATCCCTAGCAGTGCTGCTTACCCACTCCCATCCCATCTTTGACGAGTACAGTGCAATGCTGCTCCCAGCATGTTTTGCAGAAGGAGTGCTGGCAGGGCAGCGCAAGCAGGGCATCCCTCCGAACCAGCTGCAGACACACCCCACACTGGAGGGACTGAGGAGTCTGGAGACCCACAAAACATTAAAACATACCAATATTACATACCAGTGATTCTCAAATAGTGGCCCAAGTGCCATATCTGGTCAGTGACCTTTTAGTTGGTGTTTAGTTCAGAACACCTACACAACTGGAACATTGAGTCGCCTTGCCTTTCCAGATACCACCTTTAACTTTACCCAAATACATTACAGACACACTCACTAAGACAAAAGAGCACTCTTAGTTCTTACAGGAACTGATCTGCAGGTGCTGCTGGGCTGGACCTGGGCCTCAGACAGCAACTGAGATGAGTTGGACTTGTATCTGAAAGGCAAAATAAAAACGAGTGCATCAGAAATAGAATTAGTACCAGTATATCACAATATTCGCTATGCATGTGTATGAAAATATAAGTGAGTATGACAATGCATGTGTGCGTTTACCTGTCCAGTATTTGTGACACTTGCCAGTGAAAATGCACAAGGACCAGTTTGGCTACAGCAGGTAAAACCTGTACAGAGAGTGCAGCATGAGCATCAGGAGAAGGCAGCGTATCAATACAGCGGTTCCCAGCAGGCTGCACACCCTCATCTTCAACTATTTTCATACTTCTTCAAACTGATAATCACCGAGACGACAAGGAACTCCTATACCTAGATATCATGTGACCCTGCCACTGATATGGTCAGATTTTTCAGTTACCCATTTAATTTGGGCTAAAGCACACCCGTTCTGATGGGAATTAATCATGCATGCCCACCTAACCTAGGGTCAGATATTTTCACACCTCTAATTGTTATGGTTACAATTGAGGGAatggtaatctgatcctagatctgtggttaatgGTAACGACTAACCCATAGACAAGCCCAACACCAACCTTCAGGATGGCGGCGATACTGTTGACCTCCTTGCAGAGCACCTTCTGGATCTCACTGTAGGTGAGGCAGGTGAACTGGTACTCCTCTGGGTCAAACGAGTCGGCCCCCTGCTGCTCCATGTCTCCGGCCACACCGTCGTAGTAGTCCACTATGTCCCCCTGGTCCTCATCGTCACCCCCGTCGTCATCCTCGTCCTCCTCCGAGTTGACCCCGAAGTCATCCTCATTGCTGTCAGAGGCCTGGCTGTTCATGTCCACAGACATTCCCCGGCagagcctccctctctctcgctctctctctctctctctctctctctcactgggacTGACTGACAGCTCTCCGGCCGTCAGCGTCACCGGGGGAACTACAGCTCCCAGAGAACACGGTTCCACAGACTAGCCCGACACCACTCAGCAGCAACGGAAGAAGCAGAAGAAGTTACACTCCCCGTCTTTCATGAGGAACCGACGAGGTGATGGTCTGAGAGGACACAAAGAACTgtagaaaaggagggagggatggatgaaagGGGGAAAAAGATCATGGTTGAGTGTTACTTTAAAGAGATTTATAAGGAAATCAAGTTACATGATCTCGAAGAACTGGGTCAGGGAGTAGAGATGGCTTGCCAGGCATGGTGTTCATTCATCTAAATCTTCTGTACTTAGATCAATGTAACTTGTACTCCAGTCAAGTTCTCGCTCTGCACAAGATAGAGCAgtctgctctaatacccagccaCTTGTGTGAATCACTGAGTAGAGATCCGGTAAAACTTCTCTCCAACCAAAGCTTCAGATTTACTCTTCAGATCTTCCATTACCCCTAGGACTTTCTTTTAGTTGTACTGTACATTAGacaaacagtatgtaaacacgtGTGGGATACAAAGCATGAGTAACAGCTTAATGAAGCAGTTTAAAGGATTAGCTACATGAcaatgttttacagtacagacaaGTTGGTAGGACAGTAGACACGAGCAACTGCGTGACAGAGTCCAGCTAGCCATAATAACCAAAAACAGGATTAGTTTGCCAACTAATTAATGACTTGCAATCTCAAAAGCACCTCGATGTAGTTGGCGCTGTTGTGATTGTAGTTCTCTCTCAGATATCTGATCCTGTTCTACAGGTTGTGATGCACGTATGCAGCATTAACATGAAGCCATAAGATCACCACAGTGGGCAGCCAGGAGTTGTAATTTGTGACTTACAAAATCGACCTGGCCCCAGGTCAGTACCAGACGCTTGTTCGCATTCTCTCCATGCTATAAATAGGCACTTATGCAGGGTGACATTCTTAACTTTACATACACTCCCTAAActtaatttggctctatactaCAGATTTTGGATTTAAGATCAAATGTTCCAAAAC from Oncorhynchus keta strain PuntledgeMale-10-30-2019 chromosome 27, Oket_V2, whole genome shotgun sequence carries:
- the LOC118359705 gene encoding E3 ubiquitin-protein ligase ARIH2-like isoform X1 produces the protein MSVDMNSQASDSNEDDFGVNSEEDEDDDGGDDEDQGDIVDYYDGVAGDMEQQGADSFDPEEYQFTCLTYSEIQKVLCKEVNSIAAILKVLPAVAKLVLVHFHWQVSQILDRYKSNSSQLLSEAQVQPSSTCRSVPTPQSLQCGVCLQLVRRDALLALPCQHSFCKTCWEQHCTVLVKDGMGVGISCMAQDCSLQMPEDFVLPLLPGEELKDKYRRYLFRDYVESHFQLQLCPGADCPIVIQVQEPRARRVQCIRCNEVFCFKCRIMYHAPTDCPTIRRWLTKCADDSETANYISAHTKDCPKCNICIEKNGGCNHMQCSKCKHDFCWMCLGDWKTHGSEYYECSRYKENPDIVNQSQQAQAREALKKYLFYFERWENHNKSLQLEAQTYQRIQEKIQERVMNNLGTWIDWQYLQNAAKLLAKCRYTLQYTYPYAYYMESGPRKKLNVRCCGRSCCHNAYDFEYQQAQLEAEIENLSWKVERADTYERGSEGELSANDRGDLENQMHIAEQRRRTLLKDFHDT
- the LOC118359705 gene encoding E3 ubiquitin-protein ligase ARIH2-like isoform X2, with the protein product MSVDMNSQASDSNEDDFGVNSEEDEDDDGGDDEDQGDIVDYYDGVAGDMEQQGADSFDPEEYQFTCLTYSEIQKVLCKEVNSIAAILKVLPAVAKLVLVHFHWQVSQILDRYKSNSSQLLSEAQVQPSSTCRSVPTPQSLQCGVCLQLVRRDALLALPCQHSFCKTCWEQHCTVLVKDGMGVGISCMAQDCSLQMPEDFVLPLLPGEELKDKYRRYLFRDYVESHFQLQLCPGADCPIVIQVQEPRARRVQCIRCNEVFCFKCRIMYHAPTDCPTIRRWLTKCADDSETANYISAHTKDCPKCNICIEKNGGCNHMQCSKCKHDFCWMCLGDWKTHGSEYYECSRYKENPDIVNQSQQAQAREALKKYLFYFERWENHNKSLQLEAQTYQRIQEKIQERVMNNLGTWIDWQYLQNAAKLLAKCRYTLQYTYPYAYYMESGPRKKLFEYQQAQLEAEIENLSWKVERADTYERGSEGELSANDRGDLENQMHIAEQRRRTLLKDFHDT